The genomic segment GCATTCCTTGGTCTGTACATGCCCATTGAATTCCAAGGAAAAATATGGCGAGGATAAAAGCCCAATTAAGCTGCCCTGTTTGAGGAACAAGCTCAAAATGAGATTCAGGAACACTCCTGACTATTCCAGAAAATCCTCCTGCTTGCATCATTATCATTGGGAAAAAAATAAGAGCTCCCAATAACATAAGAGTAAACTGAAGAACATCAGTAAATGCTACCGACCACATTCCCCCTGCAGTTGTATAAATGATGGTTACAACAGAAAAGATGAGTGCCCACATCAGGTATGAACTTTCTCCGGTCCCAGTAATCACAATAGCTGCGGTGGTACCAGTATATAGAACAATTCCAAGCCAGAATGAAAGTCGAAATATCCATAAAACCGCAATGAGCACTCGCATCCCCAAGCCATACCTGATTTCCAGAAATTCTGGAATTGTTCTTATCTCAAGACGACGAAGGATAGGGAGGATAAATAGCCCTGCAAGGACAAGAGCCATATTTCCTGTCCATGTGTGCCAGATGATTGAAATTCCTTGTTCATATGCCTTTCCAGCCTGACCCACAAAGCTATACAAATTAACATTTGTGGCAGTAAGAGTTGCAGCAAGTATGAATGGAGGAAGCATCCTTCCAGCAACATAGTAATCATCAGGGCTCTTTATCCATCTAAAAAAGATTGACCCGAAAAAAAAGAGAAAACCCAGAAAAACTGCTACAATGACTATATCTACAGGTGTCACTTTTCCAGTTTCTGAAGCCTTTCTTTTGCCTGTTGATGCTCTGGGTTCAGTTCCAATGCTTTTTTATATGCCTTGATTGCCTTTTCTATTTGGCCTTTTTCTTCATAGGCTAAGCCCCGTAAAAAGTAAAGATTTGCAAACCATGGATTAGCTTCCTCTTCTGGATGCATCTTTATGTTAGCACCTGCCATAGATATCACTTCATCGAGTAAAATCTCGCTCAATTTTTTTAAGATTTTCGCCTGATAGAGCCTGTTCATTTCTAAAGCTCCATGGGCTTCATTCGCTGCTTGATTCCAGCATTTGAATGCCTCAGGAAGGTTATTCATCTTGCTGTATGCCAGTCCCTTATACCAAAGTATCTCTGCAAAATTGTGTAATGGTTCTTTAGTAATCCGAATGTTTTCCGGATATTCCATCGCCCTATCAAATTCTGATGTAGCCTCAAGATACTTTCCATCGTCAAAAAGCTTTTTACCTTTTGTCAAATAAATTGTCCTGTGCCAGGACTGAAATTCAAAGCGATGCCAGTGATCTGCTGGATACTTTGAGATAATCTCTTCCATAAGTTTAAAATTTCCTTTTTCAGAATATAATGGCAATAATTCTCTTACAATTTCGGATGGTTTAGATACTTTGTCAAGTCCAGATTCAAGAATTGCGATCGCTTTTTCTTTTTGTTTTATTTCTCCGTATAAATCAGAAAGTTCTTTGTAGCACTGGAAGTGCCATCCTCCATATGATAAAGCTTTCTCATACCATGAAACTGCCTCTTCAGGTTTTTTTTGAATTTTCCAGATAATAAGCCCGATATTCCTGTAAAGAACAGTCAGTAAATCTGAGTAGCTCATTTTTTCTTCATTTTTAAGATTTTCTATCTTCTGTGCCGATTTATTCCATTGTTCTAAAGCTTCTGAAAATCGATAACGGGATGCAAGGAAATTACCCATGGCATAACGGGTAATAAAGTTATCCTCAGAATTTTCTATTGCATCTTTTAATATAGCAAATTCCTCAAGACGATTGGGAAATAAATGTTGATAATTTTTGGTTTTCAGAGCATTCCCATAAAATTCTTTGCCTTTCTCTCTTTTGCCAATTTTGTTATAAAGATAGCCAAGATAGAACAAAGACATTGGCGATTTCTCTCCATCAATCATTTCCATAAGGGTAATCGCATCCTGGTAAAGTCCACTGTTAATATAAAGACATGCGAGTTCAAGATAGGATTGTTCTTCATCTCCCCTCACCCCT from the Acidobacteriota bacterium genome contains:
- a CDS encoding tetratricopeptide repeat protein gives rise to the protein SARSLSDKREVINSPDISVLRKAPMSCSAKRLRRSFSHRESVVSQKNNESNLSDTTLGDAYYYLGLLNKIIGNLQTAEDYLLKATKFSQTFATAYHCLGQISLARGNYHQAVKHFKKALERNPRSSETRVLLSAAYRKMHKYIDAEKMIKSVFEDEPTNYFAAFEQHLINTNALIFVTSYPFSPSPPHQVRGRLQSSPLRGEGGVRGDEEQSYLELACLYINSGLYQDAITLMEMIDGEKSPMSLFYLGYLYNKIGKREKGKEFYGNALKTKNYQHLFPNRLEEFAILKDAIENSEDNFITRYAMGNFLASRYRFSEALEQWNKSAQKIENLKNEEKMSYSDLLTVLYRNIGLIIWKIQKKPEEAVSWYEKALSYGGWHFQCYKELSDLYGEIKQKEKAIAILESGLDKVSKPSEIVRELLPLYSEKGNFKLMEEIISKYPADHWHRFEFQSWHRTIYLTKGKKLFDDGKYLEATSEFDRAMEYPENIRITKEPLHNFAEILWYKGLAYSKMNNLPEAFKCWNQAANEAHGALEMNRLYQAKILKKLSEILLDEVISMAGANIKMHPEEEANPWFANLYFLRGLAYEEKGQIEKAIKAYKKALELNPEHQQAKERLQKLEK